Part of the Chitinophagales bacterium genome is shown below.
TATATTTTCGATATTAGATAAAATATTACTAATGGTTTTGGTTTGAGAAACCACCAATGTGTCAATATTTATGGCCACTTGTTCAAATTGGCTGGTAGCTTTTTCAATAGATTGAAAACTCTTCTGAATATTCGATTCCTGGAGTACAAACCCGACAATGGTTACCAGTGAATCTATGGAGCTGAACAATTCCTCTGCCTTTAATTTTACGGGGAGCATTTGATCACTGACTTCCTGAGTGAGTGATTTTGCTGTAGAAGTCATGAGTGTGTCACCGCTTTTGGCAAGCACTTCAGAATTCCCCATGTTGATTTGAATGGCCTTTTCTCCAAGTAAATCGGAAGAAATAATATCAGCAGTAGAATTTTCAGGAATATCTACATCTTCATTAATTCTTATAGAAACAAGTATCTGAGCACTTTTTAAGTCTTTTAGTTGAATGCTTTGGACTTTTCCCACTTTATATCCATTGATTAAAATTGGATCGGAGGGATTTAAGCCATCTACTTTTTGATAAACGCCATAAAAATAGCGGGGTTCTGAGAAAAAACTGTAGCCTTTAACATAGCTGTAGCCAAAAATTGCTACTACCAGACCAAAGGTAGCTAACACTCCTACTTTAAATTCATCGGATAATTTCAAATTGAACGATTTTGAACAGCGCCAAAAATAATCATTTAAGTAAAGCTAAAAAAGTTATTTTTTTTGAGCATTTAAAACTTGATTAACAGATACACGCTTACCTTCTTTATATGCCGTAACATATGCATCTCTCAGCCCATTGGCCCTTAATTTATCACGGTGTGCAATTGCATCTTTATAATTCGTAAAAGCACCGGTCAAATAACGGTTATATCCACTTTCTATTTTTTCTATTTCAAAAGAGTCTACTATTTCTAAACGCTTGTCATTTTTTTCAAGGACTTTTTTTGTGGCACAAAACTGTATTTTAAAAAGTACTTCAGGTGTGGCGGACTTCACTTTTTCTTCAGAAGTTTCTAATTCTGCCAATACTGGTTCTTTGCTTTCAGGTTGCCCCTCAGGGTCTATTGTAATTCCTTCTAAAGTACTTTTTTCTATTCTTTCTTTGTAATCTCTAAAGGAGCGATACATTGCTGAAGCCATGTATGATTGGCCGTTTTCAGAAAGCAAATAGCGCTCTTCTTCCTGGTTGGTCAAAAATCCCAGTTCAACAAGTACGCTGGGCATTGTGGTTTGATTGAGCACAACAAAGCCTGCTTGTTTCACACCGCGAGTGGGGCGTTTTGCACGGGTTTTGAATTCAGCCTCCAGCATTTGAGCATATTTAATACTTTGCTCCATATAGGCATTCTGGAACATGGATAGCAAAATATGCGATTCGGGTTTATTGGGGTCAAAACCACCGTAATTTTCTTCGTAATCTTCCTCCATTAAGATTACAGCATTTTCCCGTTTGGCCACATTGAGGTTTTCTTCAGTTTTATGCAGTCCTAAAACATAAACTTCAGATCCTTTTACAGTAGGCTTTGGAAAAGAATTGATATGCACAGAAATAAAAAAATCAGCCTTGTGCTTGTTGGCAAAATTTCCACGTTCTACAAGCGGAACAAAAACATCTTTGTCGCGTGTGTATAATACTTCAACATCCGGAAGGTATTCCTTGATATACTCTCCCAGTTTCAGGCTAACAGCCAGGGTAATGTCTTTTTCCCTGGAATGTCCGCCCAGCGCACCTGGATCTTTTCCTCCATGCCCTGCATCAATTACAATTTTATCAATTTTATATTCCGCTGCAATAAAGCTTGCAACAAAATTAAAGCGAGGTAAAAGCAAAAGGCTTAGAGTAAGAAAGAATACTATTGCCTTGTTCACGTTTTTAAATTTTATTTTTGTCCGTAATATTATTCATTAAAACTAAGTCAATTTTTCTTGAAGCCTAAATCACAAAGCATTATTGCCCTTCTTTTAGGTTTCATTTGCCCCTTATTCGGTCAAAATGAAGCAGATTCCGTATCCATAAGAGTACAAAACGATTTTGAAAATGTGGATAGTATAAAAGTTTTCAATAAAGCAGATACTTTAACGCTTCCAATTGATAATAAATTCACTCATTTATCAGCAATAAGTTTACAAGAAGCAGAGGCTGATAGTGCTATTCCTGAAAGCAAATATCAAAAATCCAGTGTAATAGTTTCAAGAGATTCAATTGAAGCCCAGGTAGATTATGAAGCACGGGACTCTATTATTTACGATATGGTCAATCAGAAAGTGTTTTTATACGGTGATGCAAAAGTAAATTATGAAGATATTGAACTCCGAGCTTATTTTATTGAGCTTGATTGGAGCAATAATCAAATAACTGCAGATACCGACACAGATTCGCTGGGAAATCAAATTGACTATACTTATTTCAGTGATAAAGGCCAGGAATATCGCGCAAAAAAAATCATCTACAATTACCAAACCCAAAAAGGAAAAGTTTATAAGGCACGCACTCAAGAAGGGGAGGGGTATATTCATGGAGAGACAGTGAAAAAAATGGAAGATGGTGTATGGTATGGCCGGAAAGGAAAGTATACTACCTGTAATCTGGATGAACCCCACTTTCATATCCAGGCCAATAAAATAAAAATGGTGCCCGGAAAAGTGATGGTTACCGGTCCTGCTAATTTGGTGATAGAACAAATACCTACGCCACTTTATCTGCCATTTGGCATTTTTCCGATTGATGCGCAAAAAAAATCGGGAGTGCTACTGCCCGAATATGGTGAGGAAGGTAGTCGTGGCTTTTTCCTGCGGAATGGCGGCTTTTTCTTTGCCTTTTCAGATTATTACAATTTAGAATTGAGAGGGGATATTTATTCATCGGGAAGTTATGCCATTCGGGCAAATAACCGCTACAACAAGCGCTACAAATACAATGGTGCTGTAAGATTGGATTATGGTAGAAACCGCCTGGGGGAACCGCTTTCTCCTGATTTTACTGTTAGCAACGATTTCAGGGTTGTCTGGCAACATCAGCAGGATGCCAAGGCAAGGCCAGGACATCGTTTCACGGCTGATGTGAATTTCGGTACAAGTAGCTATGATCGCAATTTCTCCAATACTGCACAGCGCATCCAAAATAACAACTTGCGCTCTAATGTTTCTTACAACCGTTCCTGGCGGGGCACCCCCTTTAGTTTTAGTTTGGATGCAAGCCATTATCAAAACCTCAATACAGGAAATATTGAAGTGACACTGCCCTCTATGAATTTTTCCGTGGCAAGGATTAATCCTTTTAAATCAAAATCTGCTACCGGAAAGAAAAAATGGTATGAAAACATTGGCTTTGCTTATAACTTAAGGGCTAAAAACCAGGCCACTGGTGTGGATTCTACATTTTTTGACATGCGCACCTTCGACAATATGCAGTACGGGGTACAGCACAATATTCCCATCAATACTTCTTTTACGGTAGCCAAATTCCTGAATATAGAACCGCGCTTTGACTATACCGAGCGCTGGTATTTCAAATCCATCGACAAAGAATGGGATCCCACCGTTCGCTATGTGTATGAAGGCGACAGCATAGTGGATACCCTTCAGGGGCAAATTGTTACCGATACTTTGCAAGGCTTTAAGGCGGCCCGTGATTTCAATTTTTCATTAAATATGAGCACTAGGCTTTATGGTATTGTGAATTTTAAAAGCAAAAAGATAAAAGCCATTCGTCATGTTTTTACTCCGAGAATTTCATTGAATTACCGGCCTGATTTCGGCACTCCATTTTGGGGCAATTATAAAGAAGTGCAACAGAATGAAGCCGGTGATATTCAGAGATACTCCATTTACCAAGGGCATGCCCTTTATGGACAGCCTCCCGATGGTATGCGGGCGGGTATTGGGCTAAACCTGGACAACAATCTGGAAATGAAAGTGGCCTCTAAAAAGGATACTGTCAAAGGTGAGCAGAACATTAAATTGTTGGAAAACTTTAGCGTAAGCACTTTTTATGATTTTGCCAAAGACTCGCTCAACCTGGATCCCATACAGATAAGAGCATTCACAACCATTGCCAATAAAGTTCGGATTAATTTCAGCACCACTTTAGATCCTTACGGACGCGATGCGGAAAACCGCAGGATCAATACCAGTCGCTGGGCACAAGACAAAAGATTTGTGCGGATGACGACCACCAGTCTGGCACTTAATACTTCTTTTCGCTCTAAGCAGGGAAATAGAGATGAAGATTTAGACCGCTTGCTGATGTGGACACATCCCACGGATTATTATGATTTTACGGTGCCCTGGTCTTTTACTTTGGGCTATAATGTTTCAGTCACCAAAGGAGTGCCCGAAGACCCTGATCAATTGGATTTTCCCCGTAATTCTGTAGATATGAATATGGACTTGAGCCTTACGCCCAAGTGGAAAATAGCAGTCAACTCAGGCTTTGATTTTAATAGGATGGAAGTAACCACGACCAATATCAATATTGTGCGCGACCTGCACTGCTGGGTGCTGAATATTTCCTATACCCCCTTCCCTGTCGAAAGACAATTCTACAGCATACAGCTCAATGTGAAATCTTCGGTACTTCAGGACTTGAAACTCAGCAGGAAAAGGGAACGGTTTGATAGTGTATTTTAAGGATTAAATTTTAATACTATTTTAACTATTTAGAGTCTGCCTATAAAGTCGAGGGTCTGCTTCAGAATGTTCGAGTTCGAGCTTGCCTGTCCGCCCGGACAAATCCTGCCCGAATGACTTCGTTCAGACGGGCATTCGGACCGGCACGAAGCCATTTCTGCAAAGGCGGGAAATCTCTATCTATGAAAATGAACTGTTGTTGAAGATGCTAAAATCCAATTCATCGTATTTACATTTGCCAAATACTTCTGTTCGCCACCTGTCCCGACCTTTCAGTTATGGAGCGGGTATTCAGCACTGAACTGGTTTATTTTACTCGATAATCGAGATTTGAATGCTCAGAGGCTTGCCTCGTAATCAAAAGTATTTTTTCCAAATAAATGCCTCGTGGGCTTGCCCCGAGGTTGTTTACCGTAGCAGTTTTCCGCTTTCCATAAATATTAATGGGAATATCCTTTTCTTTGCGTAGAATTTAAAACAAAGTATAAAAGCGGAATACTATGAAATCGATGGACCAACTGATTAGTGATTTTACACTACAAGTAAAAGAAGCCCTGGAAATTGCTTCAAAAATAAAGACCACTCCTGCCGAAAATGAAATCAGGAATGTGGTTGTAAGCGGATTGGGGGGCAGCGGAATTGGAGGCAATATGGCCGCAGACCTGAATGCCGATCAGTTGAAAGTCCCTTTTGTAGTTAATAAAGATTACTTTCTTCCAAGTTTTGTAGATCAACACACGCTTTTTATCGCATCATCCTATTCCGGAAATACGGAAGAAACCCTCAATGCTTTTAAATTGGCACTTGAAAAAGGAGCTAAAATAGTTTGTATCAGTTCTGGAGGGAAATTGGTAGAACTGGCGAAAAAGCACAATTTAGATCACGTAGTTGTGCCAGGTGGGCAACCGCCAAGAGCGAGCTTGGGTTATTCATTGGTTCAGCAATTGGCTGTTTTACATGCATTTGGATTAACCAGCAATAAAGTTATAAAAGAGCTGAATGCAGCGGTTGAATTGCTGGACAATAAAGAAGAAAGCATAAAGGAAGACGCCAAGGCATTGGCCGCTCGATTGGTGGGCAAAATCCCCATGATTTACAGTACTACGCCCATCGCTTCTGTTGGGGTGCGCTTTAAGCAGCAAATCAATGAGAATGCCAAGATGCTTTGCTGGGAACATGCAGTGCCTGAAATGAACCACAATGAACTGGTGGGCTGGCGCAAAAAAAGTGCCGATTGGGCACCGGTGTTCCTACGCACCAAAGACGATTATGAGCGCAACAAACAGCGCATTGAATTGAACAAGGAAATTATTTCAAAATATGCTTCCGATATTATTGAAATTTGGTCGGAAGGAAAAAACCTCACGGAACATTTTATGTACCTCATCCATTTAACCGATTGGGTTTCTTATTACATTGCCGAACTGACCAATACAGATGCTGTAGAGGTAAATGTGATCGATTACCTAAAAGGTTCGCTTGCTAAATCATAGTAAACTACCTTGGGGTAAGCCCACTATGCATTTATTAGGAAATTATTTTTGAATTCGAGGCCTGCCCAACTAAGCAGGCGGGCAAACCTCGGTGTATTAAAATCTCGATTATCGAGTAAAATATGGTGCCAATACAATTGATTGATATCGGAAT
Proteins encoded:
- a CDS encoding MlaD family protein; its protein translation is MKLSDEFKVGVLATFGLVVAIFGYSYVKGYSFFSEPRYFYGVYQKVDGLNPSDPILINGYKVGKVQSIQLKDLKSAQILVSIRINEDVDIPENSTADIISSDLLGEKAIQINMGNSEVLAKSGDTLMTSTAKSLTQEVSDQMLPVKLKAEELFSSIDSLVTIVGFVLQESNIQKSFQSIEKATSQFEQVAINIDTLVVSQTKTISNILSNIENITANLDSSDEEITALIYNLSAVTDSLSKANLGQMVNNLSKSLGHMAQVLDSVNQGQGSVSALINEREFYDNLNRTVTDLDSLLVDVKENPGNYVHLSLFGGGGKKKRSKK
- a CDS encoding N-acetylmuramoyl-L-alanine amidase; protein product: MNKAIVFFLTLSLLLLPRFNFVASFIAAEYKIDKIVIDAGHGGKDPGALGGHSREKDITLAVSLKLGEYIKEYLPDVEVLYTRDKDVFVPLVERGNFANKHKADFFISVHINSFPKPTVKGSEVYVLGLHKTEENLNVAKRENAVILMEEDYEENYGGFDPNKPESHILLSMFQNAYMEQSIKYAQMLEAEFKTRAKRPTRGVKQAGFVVLNQTTMPSVLVELGFLTNQEEERYLLSENGQSYMASAMYRSFRDYKERIEKSTLEGITIDPEGQPESKEPVLAELETSEEKVKSATPEVLFKIQFCATKKVLEKNDKRLEIVDSFEIEKIESGYNRYLTGAFTNYKDAIAHRDKLRANGLRDAYVTAYKEGKRVSVNQVLNAQKK
- a CDS encoding putative LPS assembly protein LptD; translated protein: MKPKSQSIIALLLGFICPLFGQNEADSVSIRVQNDFENVDSIKVFNKADTLTLPIDNKFTHLSAISLQEAEADSAIPESKYQKSSVIVSRDSIEAQVDYEARDSIIYDMVNQKVFLYGDAKVNYEDIELRAYFIELDWSNNQITADTDTDSLGNQIDYTYFSDKGQEYRAKKIIYNYQTQKGKVYKARTQEGEGYIHGETVKKMEDGVWYGRKGKYTTCNLDEPHFHIQANKIKMVPGKVMVTGPANLVIEQIPTPLYLPFGIFPIDAQKKSGVLLPEYGEEGSRGFFLRNGGFFFAFSDYYNLELRGDIYSSGSYAIRANNRYNKRYKYNGAVRLDYGRNRLGEPLSPDFTVSNDFRVVWQHQQDAKARPGHRFTADVNFGTSSYDRNFSNTAQRIQNNNLRSNVSYNRSWRGTPFSFSLDASHYQNLNTGNIEVTLPSMNFSVARINPFKSKSATGKKKWYENIGFAYNLRAKNQATGVDSTFFDMRTFDNMQYGVQHNIPINTSFTVAKFLNIEPRFDYTERWYFKSIDKEWDPTVRYVYEGDSIVDTLQGQIVTDTLQGFKAARDFNFSLNMSTRLYGIVNFKSKKIKAIRHVFTPRISLNYRPDFGTPFWGNYKEVQQNEAGDIQRYSIYQGHALYGQPPDGMRAGIGLNLDNNLEMKVASKKDTVKGEQNIKLLENFSVSTFYDFAKDSLNLDPIQIRAFTTIANKVRINFSTTLDPYGRDAENRRINTSRWAQDKRFVRMTTTSLALNTSFRSKQGNRDEDLDRLLMWTHPTDYYDFTVPWSFTLGYNVSVTKGVPEDPDQLDFPRNSVDMNMDLSLTPKWKIAVNSGFDFNRMEVTTTNINIVRDLHCWVLNISYTPFPVERQFYSIQLNVKSSVLQDLKLSRKRERFDSVF
- a CDS encoding bifunctional phosphoglucose/phosphomannose isomerase — protein: MKSMDQLISDFTLQVKEALEIASKIKTTPAENEIRNVVVSGLGGSGIGGNMAADLNADQLKVPFVVNKDYFLPSFVDQHTLFIASSYSGNTEETLNAFKLALEKGAKIVCISSGGKLVELAKKHNLDHVVVPGGQPPRASLGYSLVQQLAVLHAFGLTSNKVIKELNAAVELLDNKEESIKEDAKALAARLVGKIPMIYSTTPIASVGVRFKQQINENAKMLCWEHAVPEMNHNELVGWRKKSADWAPVFLRTKDDYERNKQRIELNKEIISKYASDIIEIWSEGKNLTEHFMYLIHLTDWVSYYIAELTNTDAVEVNVIDYLKGSLAKS